In Zingiber officinale cultivar Zhangliang chromosome 1A, Zo_v1.1, whole genome shotgun sequence, the DNA window TCCTCTCTTTCTTCCATCTCGGCCAACGGCGACGGCGAAGACGTGCGATCGTTCGTTCCTCTTCATCTCCACTTATCGATCCAACCAAGGAGAGAAGATAATTAAGGCGGAGGACTGtaatgaacatctctaatctctgCTAgacttcttttttaaaaaaaagtaatatTAAATATATCCACTGCACCTTTACCAACTCAAACAACACTCGATTTCGAGTGCTTTCGGTCAACGTGCAAACGAAAGAAAAGATGCTTGTCCGACAATTTCAAAACCCATTACACTTGTCGCTCGATAATTGGATGCGGATCAGTCATAAATCCACCACCGCATCCAATTCCGGCCCAGCTCTTGGAATTGCCGAATTCTTATCAAAGGAAGCGAACAAGCTGCCAAGAACATACAGCAGCCCCGCACTGTCCTCTCTTGGAGCAAAAGCTGAGCCCGATTACGGAAATCCGAGAGTTTGGACTTTCCTATTGCTACATATTTATCTGCTTTCAGTCGCTGCTCAGTCTATAAGAGTAATTTTATGCTAAAAATGTGATTTTTCTTACTTACTTTCACCAGATTTGTGTGAGCGATCAGTTCGAGAGTTGAAATGTGTGCTTTCCTTTTCGTTGCCATCTTCTTGTAGGTTTGAGAGTTGAAATTGTAAGGCAAAAAAGATGCGAAGTTTGAGCAATTTAGGCGTCTGTTTGAGCCTTGTTTCAGGCTTCCTCTTCCTGGCTCTTGTTGCAGAGCTCTACTACCTCTTTTggcggaagaagaagaacagaacAAACAGAGGCAGGGAAGACGGCGGCTACAGGAGCTGCTCTGCCAAAAATCTTTTCCTTCCTCTCTTTAGCTGGAGGAATCCATCTTCCTTGAGTACCACAGCCATCAATCCCCATGAGATCTCTAATCCGCTGAAGGCAGTCGAGGAAGAAGATGGCACAGTGGAAGCAGAGCTGAAGAGGCTGCAGAGTCTTGCAGGTCCTCCGAGGTTTCTCTTCACCATCGAGGAGGAAACCAAGGAGGATTTGGAATCAGAGGACGGGAGAAGCAGGAAGGGATCAAGAGGGAAGAGCTTGAGCGATTTGTTTGTTACTTCAAGCACTCCATTCCTGACGCCTCTCTCCTCTCCTCCTTTTTTCACTCCTCCTCTGACTCCTATGTTTGAGCCATTGACGGAAGAGGAGCTCATCAAGATGTGTTCCTCTCCGCCTCCAAAGTTCAAATTTCTGAAGGATGCTGAGGAGAAACTACAGAGAAAGAAATTGACGGAAGAAGCAAGAAAAAtcacagaagaagaagaaggatctTTCATCTCTATAAAAATAGGATGGACCAAGGACAAAGGGCAACAGCAGCATTCGAGTTCCTCCCAAGTGATTCCATTAACCTCTTCACCTTCAAGTTTCAAGCCACTTCGTTGAGCTTTCCATCAATCATAATCTGCTGctattttttcttgttttttcGCCTTCAACGAAACTTTGATATGACTTATGAGGGATTTCTTCGGCTAAAGGGGTTGAATCATTATAGTTATCAAATGGGGGTCATCATAAGATCTGTTGTCACGTTTCTGTATTATAATAGATATGTAAATATTTATAATACTAAACAATTATTTTACTTGAATGAATCTATAATATTCACAAATGGTCtacaatttttatttttgtttgaactGAGAAGGTTAAGAGTGCCCCTTCATGGCGCAGAAGAAAAAAAGGCGCTCCTTTCCCTTTCCCTTCCACCTTCCCCCTTCCCCCTTCCTCTTTAATGCACAATATAATTATTGCTTGCCTTTTATATATAAAAGACGTGAGACGTCTAAGTCAATCAGTGAAAGATGATCAATTCGGATCAAGAGAGAACATCTAGACCAAGCAAAAGGTTTTGATTCATGAAATTTTAAGGAGTTTTTCGATTCATCTGTGATCGCTTCTTCCTACTACAAATTTTTCTTATAATTCTTTTCTTCAATTATTATAAGTCTTTTCATTTCGTATAAATTTATCTTACTATCATGTCAACGATAATATCAGAGCCTATTGCTTGCGAGAGGAGAAATCCCTCCTGCAATCACATCGCAGTAGAGACCGAGTAGTCGCGTTGGGAAAAAGTCACTATGTCGCGTATTTCTCCGTCGCTGAGATTGACGTGGGCACCGGCAAGGCGGCAACCAGGTCAGATGGGTAGCGACGGGCGTCCGTCGCCCGTGAGTGCCAACGACCACGTGGGAAATCTGGGGATCGACCGGCCATTGTTTTTGTTACTACGGATAAAACCTGGCATAAGTAGAAAAATGATGAagcttaatttaattaaatcaaagaaAAAATGGATGTAAGatttaattgattatttttttaatcgattaaacttGTAAGTTTAATCGATTACACGAGGgactgatttaaaaattttaaaaataaaaaatttatattgaaTCTATCTAATTCAATTGGTTTGAACTGGTATGGTTCAATCAGACCCatgtttgattaaattattaattaatttaaccaCACCAATTTGATCTAATTAGATTCATGGTTTAGTTCAAACTATTAATTGGTTTAACCAAATTAAGTTGATCCTTTTAAATCCTAATCTAGTTTAAATCATTGATTGATTTAACCAGATCAGTTTGATTCAATCAAATCAGATTGAATCTAATTAGAATGGTTTAATTAAATGGATCTGGGCTAATCAAAATTGGTTAGAATTGAGTCAGTTTGATTTATTGGACTGGATCTTTCTAGATCTGTTCAAATGAGTCAGATTTATTCTGatgggtcagatttgatcaaaattagACCGGATTCTTCAATGGGTCAGAATTGATCAAATGACTTGGTTTGATGAATAGATCTGAGTTTGAATTAAATGAGCTTAGGTTACACAATAACAATAGTACATCCGAATTAGATCAGTTCTAATAAGGACAAGGGACTAAGTTAATACTCAGGATCATGATTTCCAATTAACCACGTGTATTAGTCAATTAGAGCTcctcaaataaaaatatatattatttttatttgtttatggaTTTTGTGTGTTTATTCTATGCATATgtgtgaattgaattgaattgattTTATTACTGATTTATCAGTTTTGTACTTACATTGTTATTTTCAATTTCAGATGTCGAGGATGATATACATGATGACTCGTCACGATGTGTGACGAAATGAGCTGAGGTAGTCGATTGAAGAGACAGAGTATGGCCCGGTTTACGAACTCCAAAGAAATATTGGATAATTCGATCGATTGTTCTGGAAACTCGAATAGGAAGAGTTTTCAATCCTGGATAACTATAGGATCTAGACTTTGATTTCATCATTGTTGGGGCATCCCAAGGTATGGGGGTGCTATGAAGGGCGCATCTCATATTCAAAGTTATGTGTGGAGCTATTTTACCATGATGATCTAAAAGAGGATTCTGAAGAGTTTGAGGAGAATCCAGAAAAAAAATCCTGAAGATTCTATGGAGGATTGAGAAGAAGATTCAAATGTGGATCAAATAGAGAATCCTGAACCTGTTCTACTTGAGATTGTCCTAATTCAGTTCGGTATGAACAGGATAGTACTGCACATTGCACTAGTATATTTTTCGTGGGAGTAAAGTTAGCTTATCTTGCTTATTAGAGGTTTGTTTATTGTTGTTACGTACGAATAGTATTAACTCATTTAGTTTATGAAAATAATATAGTAGAAATTATTGTTATGTACAAACAGTGCtatattttatgaaaaaaattgttGTGTTAACAGTCTTAAAAGAATGATTAGTTCAATTTAAATGATGAGTTTATTTCATAATTTGTTCACTTAATGATTAATTCATTTGATGGaatatgtgtaatataattgatcaatattagttAAATTTGATCATACGAATGATAAGTAAAAATACAGTTGTCACttaattttgtaaaccaactcaaattaacgTTGAgtcaattataaattatatatatatatatatatatatatatatatatatgaattgcactgaattactaaataatatatttatttatattagatcatgacaactaagaatattatagttgaactcaataagggagaaAAACTATATGaggataattataaattataacatCTCAAAAcacaatatgttcttgagaaacaagaagttctagatgttgtaaattagtttatggAAGAATCTACTGATAGTTTTATATTACAGCATAAACATGATCTTAATACCTacaaggcatggaagaaaaatgaCTCTACTACTAAGGGatattgattagtttaatgaTAGACGACCTAATATTTGAATATAAGCCATTACCATCAACTCATGTCGTCTGGGTTGCCTAGAGAGAAAAGTACAGTGGAGTTAGTTTAAGCAAACTTCATTAGTTGataatcaagtttgacagctacaaaaagtaCATGAATATAATTACCATGGCCCGACATGTGAGAGAaatggaaaatatgttccaggaTTTAAAGGCAGTTGATTATATATTGACTGATGAATAATAGGTTTAGGCAGTTATCCATTCCTTTCCAGATTTTTGGGAAACaatgaaacagaatctgactcacagtgaaagtatcaagacttccACTAATGTCTCACCTCATGTTGAACTGGAGACAGAGAGAATAAAATTTGCAAGGATTTCTGGATAATCTTTTATAGTTAAAGGTTCTGTTGGAGCatttggttccaagaataagaaatgatAGTTTAAGGaaggaaagagaaagagaaaaaatgGTAGTGGTGCTACTGGgcaaggcccaatcaagaagaaagaaaagaagtattgaaagaaaactaaaagtaagCCGACTTACTATAATTGTGGCAAGAATGGTCACTTTACTTGGAAATGTACTGAGCCGAAAAAGATAGATATATATTTATCCTTTTTCCATGAACATTATATTGCTAGTTCAgtattgttagctgattcttatccatTGTGAATTATAGATTCATGAGCAACGAACcatgtagctcgtgatcgagctataTATGTGAAGTATCATTGGATATATTTAGCAAAAAATGGATATATGGGAAAACAATGCAAGGATTGAAGTCAAATGAGTTTATACTTGTAAACTCAAGCCACGTGGTAGACATACCTTGTTTTTAAATGATGACTTGTATACTCCTGATATTCGATGGAATCTGGTTTTCATTAATAGTGTTCTTGATTTGGGTTATTGTATAAACTTTTACAGTCATTGTGTGAAACTAGGAATTAACTTTGTGTTAATAAGAGTTGGTTATATATCGAATGGTTCATGATTCTTGATGTAGAATTAGATATTAATTGTGGTAATAATGGTTATTTTTCTAACATTACTCTTACTAGCGATGCTAAtgtaaataataaaatttgacatgctagattaggacatatacaacaagaataaatgaataGATTAATTAAAGAGGGTATGTTTGACACTCAAACTAAAGtttacttgtgtatatgtgagcattgtcttactAGAAAAGTAATCGGAAAACCATTTCGTAAGACTATTAGAGCTGAAtcatcattgcaattaattcatttggatatttgtggtccaataaaTGTGAAAGCTAGACATGGAAgttcttattttattataattgaCGATTTCATACGTTATAATCATATGTATtcgatttcttacaaatctgaaACATTAGATTACTTCAATTGTtatttgaacgaagttgagaatcaattggaatgtaAGACTAAAACTTTACGCACTGaccatggaggtgaatatttgtttgATCAGTTCAAAACAATATGTAATAAAAAGGAATTATTAGAGAACAAACTATCTTTGGAACTCCATAGCAAAAATGAAGTTACTGAAAAAAGAAATCAAACTTTTCTAGATATGGTTAGATCTATAATGGTTCAAGCTAATTTGTCAATTTCTTGTTGGGGAGATGTATTATTAGTtgcaacctatatacttaaccgAGTGTCTTCTAAATCTATTCTATTTACTCCATATGAATGTTAGACAGGCAGAAAACCAAATTTGAGTAATCTGAAACCTTAGGGGTCAGTTGCTTATGTTTATAATAAAATtcacaaatatgaaaaattaggacaCGGGGGTAAAGAAGTGTATCTTTGTAAGCTATTATGATATTTCTAAGTGTTAtattttcattggtgagcaataAGATGAAACCATATATGAAATAGAGTCTAGAGGTGcaacttttcttgaaactgagtttccAATGAGAGGTGAAATTAATAAGACAATTCCTTTATTTGTgatagaggaggataatgttcctttatcaacaaatcataTATCACGAGAAATGTCTGGTCCTAGTCAACATA includes these proteins:
- the LOC122015342 gene encoding uncharacterized protein LOC122015342, with translation MRSLSNLGVCLSLVSGFLFLALVAELYYLFWRKKKNRTNRGREDGGYRSCSAKNLFLPLFSWRNPSSLSTTAINPHEISNPLKAVEEEDGTVEAELKRLQSLAGPPRFLFTIEEETKEDLESEDGRSRKGSRGKSLSDLFVTSSTPFLTPLSSPPFFTPPLTPMFEPLTEEELIKMCSSPPPKFKFLKDAEEKLQRKKLTEEARKITEEEEGSFISIKIGWTKDKGQQQHSSSSQVIPLTSSPSSFKPLR